The genomic DNA TCCACCATAGATGAAAATACACTTCTTTCTGTCTTaccaaaaacttttataaaaacagCATCACAACCATTACTAAGTACACAATTTGATGGCCAACAGTTAGCTTGCACGCAATTTGTTACTAACACCCATCTAAGGTTTTATGACAAATGTGGTAAATACGGCACACCACTCTCACTTCCTAAGCTATGGATTAAACCACTATTACATCCTAATATTCACTTAATCCTAGGTTTAAATTTTCTGGTAGCATCAGATAGAGCTTGTCTTCTAACTAAGGATTatgctcttttcttttcctcacccATAATATCCCCAATAGTATCAGACTATCCCTCTATTGTCCATCCCTTAACTACAAAATCCCACATAGAACTCCTATCTCCAGACAACACATCTTATCAATGTTCTCCTAAAAATGCCTGTAAACAACCCAGTAAGAAGACACAATCGGATAACCAGACCTATGCCCTAGCCTTTTCTGACTACCAAGACTCAGAAAACTAGCCTCACTTGGCTGGTCAAGCCCTATAACTGATGACACTTGGATCCCACATAATCTCATACTCCCACAACAGTTACTTCAATTAATAAACACACATAAACCTGATTTAGACTCTCTCATTTCTAGATTAGAAAAACTAGAAATAATTGGAGAAAATCCTACTAAATATTAGGACAGAGACAAAGTATACTGCAAACTATCAATCATTAATCCAGACCTTACAATTAAGGCCCAAgacttaaaatatacaaattgggaAACTGAAGAATGCAAAATGCATATTAGCCAACTCTTAACTTTATGAGCCATTCAAAGGTCTACATCCAGGCACCGAAGTCCAGCTTTTATAGTTAATAAAGGATCAGAACAAAAACGTGGTCAATCTAGAATGGTATTTAATTACAAGAGACTAAATGATAATTGTCAAGAAGACAACTATAAAATCCCCGACAAAGACCAActcttaaataaaatccaaaactcaaaatggtactcaaaatttgacatgaaatcaggATTTTGGCAAGTCAAAATGTATCTTGAGTCCATTGAATGGACAGCCTTTTCTTGTCCCTAGGGACATTTTGAGTGGCTTGTTATGCCTTTCggcctcaaggtcgctcctcaaATATTCCAAAGGAAAATGGATGACATTTTTTGAGATTTTTCTCTTCACTTgtgtatatatagatgatatttgAGTCTTCTCTAAGACTAAACAAGAACATTATGCTCATCTTCATATTATATTTAACTTATTTGAGAAACATGGTCTGATTATTTCTCAAAAGAAAATGACAATAGCTACTACTCATATTAATTTCTTAGGAGCAGAGATAGGACAGGGACAAATAGCCCTTCAACCTCATATCTCTGCTAAAATCCTTGCTTTTCCAGATAAAATGGAAGACACTAAAACTCTAAGAGCCTTTTTAGGACTCCTAAATTATGCTAgaccttatttaaaaaatataggaaaaattagcgGCCCCTTATACAACAAAACCTCCTTAACATGACAAAAACACTTTAATCAACAAGATGTAGcacttgtaaaatatattaaagagttAGTAAAAACAATTCCCATGTTAACACTCCCACTTGATGCTGACTACTTAGTCATCGAAACTGATGGATGTGAAACAGGATggggaggaattttatttagaaaaacatcCAAGTATGACCCTAAAACTACAGAAATCTTATGCAGATATGTCTCtggaaaatttcaagaaaaaggacATCTTACCTCgttagattttgaaatattagcAATTATTTATTGTCTAGAAGCTTCCCGATTATTCATTTGTAATAAGCAAGAAATCACCATTCGAACCGACTGCGAAGCTATAGTTAAGTATAGTCAACAAactaaaggattaagaaaaggattAAGTACTAAGAGATGGCTAAAATTCACAAATACTATTATTAATAAAGGTTTACGCATTCACTGGGAACATATAAAAGGAATTAACAATTCTTTAGCTGATACTTTATCTCGTTTACTCCTGATACCAAATTTTTAACGAGAGTAGATTAATAAACAGTAATAGTAAACAGAAGTAGATTAACAGTAAACAAAAGTAAACATTACTAATTAATAGTAAACAGTAAACCGTAATAGTAAAACAGTAATAGTTCTTGGTAAAACAGtaaatagtaaaagaaaaatataGTAATAGTGAAGTGCAGAAATAAAGTAGATAGTCACAATACCGTGATGATACGGTTAAATATTATTCTATTTTCAACATCCAATATTTTATCCTGAGTTATTgcattaaaattttagaaaagattacatttatgaaaaaaatttaagtcgGAATGTATAGTTGCCTAAATTTCTAAAAGTGTAAATTATTTACACATATATGGTGGAATTAaacgagtttttgttaatttcaTGTCAATTATAGGAAAACTAAAATAATCACCTTCTATTTGTAGCCAATTTTCATCCTTAAAAGTGTTACGATTCGCATTAATTTcttcaccctctccctctctatcTCTATCTCTTCTCTCTCTGTCTTTTTTTCGCCATGGAGTTGAAAAGAGTTCATGtaattatattatttaattaatttcacctctttttctattatttattctGATCGACTCGCTCCTATCATGGCGCAGGCGCAAGGGAAGTTGTTCTTGTGGGTGGCGGCGCTTACGCTGTCGATCGCAGCGTCTACGGCGGCAGGCGACGAAGCATGGTGGCACCCCAACCGCAAGCACGTGGCGAAGTTGACGGACTTCGGCGGCGTCGGCGACGGCGTGACGTCGAACACCGCGGCCTTCGCGGCGGCAGTGGCCAACCTCAGCCAGGTGGCGGGCGACGGCGGAGCGATGCTGGTTGTCCCGGCGGGGAGGTGGCTCACCGGACCCTTCAACCTCACCAGCACCTTCACTCTCTTCCTCGAGCGCGACGCCGTCATCCTCGCCACTCAGGTAACTAATCCAACATCGATACATATATATACATCAGTACTTTACTATTTATCTCAGAAACTTTAATttctaataaataaaattactgcAGAATTTGGACGAGTGGACTACCATTGCACCACTGCCTTCTTATGGCAGAGGAAGAGATTTACCAGGACCAAGATATACCAACTTCATCATGGGATATAATCTCACTGATGTCGTCATTACAGGTATATATATTAATCTAATCTCATCAAAATAGTACTCTGCAGTCgagatttaattaaaaacttcgcctgttttaatttgagtttaggGAACAATGGAAGCATCAACGGACAAGGCCAAGTATGGTGGGATAAGTTCCGCGGGGAAGAGCTCAAATACACGAGAGGTTACCTGGTCGAGTTCATGTTCTGCAGCTACGTCGTCGTCTCCAATGTCGTTTTGATCGACTCTCCCTCGTGGAATCTTCATCCTGTTTATTGCGAGTAAGTAATTGATTTTGATCTGTCTGTTAGAATTCGTCTCTGCTCTCGTTGTTGATTCTGCGAGCTTTGATTCTCCGCAGCCATGTCGCCGTTGCAGGCATCACAATTCTTGCACCAATCAGATCTCCCAACACCGATGGAATCGATCCAGGTATATAATTAAattagttgtttatttatttattgaatcgatcaattgattgattgattgataaaGAAATTAATTAGTTGTTATTGCGCAGATTCCAGCGAATACGTTTGGATCGTGAACTCGAACGTCGTCTCCGGCGACGACTGCATCGCCATCAAGAGCGGGTGGGACCAGTACGGCATCGCATTCAACAAGCCGAGCCAGCATATCTACATTTCCAACTTCTCCTGCGTCTCCCCTACCAGCGCCACCATCGCGCTCGGCAGCGAGATGTCCGGCGGGATCTCCGACGTCCACGCGACCAACATCGTCGCCGTCGACACCGAGTCGGCCTTGCGGCTCAAGACGGGGATCGGGAGGGGCGGCTTCATGAGGGACGTGATTGTGGAGGGGATGAGGCTGACCAACATGAAGTACTTGCTGTGGATGACGGCCAACTACGGGCAGCACCCCGACGATAAGTTCGACCCGAACGCCATTCCGGTGGTGAAAACGATCAGCTTCAGTAATGTCGTGGCGACGAACGTGTCGATCGCCGGAAAGCTGGAGGGGCTGCCGCAGTCGCCGTTCACGAACCTCTTGGTGTCCGACGTGACGGCGGAGATATTCGTGAATAAGAAGCCGGTTTGGAATTGCACGTTCGTGGAGGGGAGATCGTACAATGTGACGCCCACGCCATGCGCCGAGTTGCAACATTAGTCAGAAATGCTTGGgtcttaattaatcaaaataaggCTGTCAAAGAGATGAGCATGATTGTTCAAATTCACAATTGTCTCTGACCCACTTATTTAAGAAATATAAAAATTTGAGATTTAATCTGAATAAATTGAGCAACTTTAAAGTTACGAAATTCTCAAGTACCTAATTTTTAAATCTCTGACCcacttatttttcattttatcctCTCCCGCCAATCATgttatatttcaaaaattaaaaactataatgttgatttttaaaaatccacATTATTTGTAAAATACGAAACAGATGCAGAAATCTGAAAATTAGATCTGTCTTTTaagaatttcacaattttaaacgcCCTCTGGACAATTGCCGCTAAAACTTTTACGCAATCAGACACATTAACAATTGATAGAAATGGTGTCCAGCATTCAAAGAGTTTTTTTGTTTGTTAGTTAATTAGTTTAGATGTACAAGAATAATCACAGTGAAGGAAACATGCATTGATACGGTGATAAAAATGACTCAAAAATAGTCAAAGTAGGAGGACCAATTAACACAGAGATTAAAGTCAAGTGGTAAAAGTTATATAACCGGACAAACATGGAACTGTCGACCAAGTTATATTAGTCGAGCACGCCTCGCACCGCCGGTCAAACGGGAAGGGCCGATCAGACATCCTGATCGGCCGCCCTTCCCAATTTGCAGGTGAGAATTGAAGATAAATACTAATCTATCCAGCCCATCGTCCTATCCGATCAAACCTAAGGATCGATTGGATATATTATGTCTCCTTGACAAAATGAAGGGTCGATTGGGAGAGTCACGCCGTTGCACagaagccctcccaatcgatcactcgatcgatcgggagcctccaatcgattaggTGATGGTTTGGGAGGCTGGAAAATCGCGAGAAGCTTTGAATCGATCAGGTAATTGATTCAggcgatttccagagagcacagaagcgctctggatcgatcaaccgatcgatccaaagcctccctaatcgattgagagtcattcaatcgattgggatccgaccgttggagctggataaagccgttgcgaGCGTCTTCTTCAGCACTTATTCGCCCGATTCTTCTCCGATCTACACAGTGATTTCTCCGAGCTCtcacagccagttcttgaaggttcttggtggcaaatgctggtgcacgtccaagtcaagaggcgatctacaataagaagaagaagctagggttagggtttccggtgtaaatcttataagatttcaattgtatttgcttccctttctttcttcttgtactaagagtgttgtaaggcttttccgccttcggtagttaccataaaggagagagtgtatcgcatgtggatccttggattagtcacgtcttcttgagatggataccaagtaaattcttgtgttagcgttgtatttttgtttcttatacattccgctgcatatcatcatcaagaaacAAGCTACGACGAGTgcaacgagctattcccccccccccccccccccccctctagctacaaatcgtcCCTAACAATTTGGAGGGAGTTGAAATCCCTCATGACGATTCTTAATTATTAAGGCAGTAATTGCTAACTACAATATTCATTGgacttttgttgacacaggaagctcggtcaacataatattcaagaaggcattcgatcagctTCAAATAGAAAAAAGTGAGCTCCAACCCATGATGACTCTATTATATGGTTTCACTGGCAACGAGGTGCTGCCGATCAACCATATTTGGTTGGCCATATCTCTTGGAGAGGAGTTGCTCATAAGGACTCACAATACCAATTTCATTATGGTGGACGCACCTTTTACCTACAACATGATACTCGTCCAGCCGACGCTGAATGAATTCTGAGTCGTCATCTCTATgttctaccagaagatcaaatttcttGTGGATGACTCAGTCATCGAGGTTAAGGGTGATCTATTGGTGTAATTTGCATTAAcaatctaacttaggttttgataaatgataagtgagttaagATAGGTGTTGTCGTAGTCTAACCTTGTTATCAAGTGTGCAAGGTTAACTAACCTCAGTCAGGATTTTCGATTCCTGATTGGTTGAAGACTGAATGTGTGATTCTAGCaagtcgggatgttcgattccggACAGGTTGAAGTCCAAATGTGGGATTCTGGCAAGGGTCGGGATGTATGATTCCCGATTGGAGAAGACCGGATGTATTATTCCCATAGGTCGGGATGTGCAATTCTCGATTGGAGAAGATCGGATGTACGATTCCGGTAAGTTGAGATATTTGATTCCCGAATTCTAGATATGTGATTTTGGAGGTAACtctaagtagaggtaagtcattAGAGGAGAATGACTAAGTGAAGATGCATCCCCGTTCGaaaggacagtaggcgtcggtccaatttacgtccattttaaaaatctaaattgagaccctaatTAGATCCTAATCTCGAAGAGACAGGATCCAATTattatttcttattattattgtgctaacattgtcttgtaggttattagactaacactttttgtagGGTAAAAGAATCACAAAAGGCCTCGAGTTAACAGTACTCGAGGTGTCTTCCAtggtatggaaggtgccttcgcattattcatggaaggcgccttcgcattattcatggaaggcgcctttagtgTCATGGAAAGCGTCTTCCGCAGGATAAAATTCAGATTTCATCACAGATAATAAGCGGGTGGTTCAAGATCATATTCCTCACATTGGAGGCACATTCAagactatggaaggtgccttccagacTCAATAAAAGAATGTTCGCCCAAGGCTTCTTCAATAACTTCCATACAAGTTTCTACGCGTCCAATCGAGTTTTTGACTACTCAGGCTTGCTGCTGCTGTCCTGCTATGACTCTACTATGCCCGACTACCATCGAGAAACTGTCCAAACGCCGAGCTCAAAGCAGACCGCCTATGAAAGTGTTTGGTAACCTAATTTAATTTATTGTGTTTACATTCAACAAATGagaagtgtagcttgttacacttcTTCGACTCTCTTTCTATTCGATTACTCTTCTGGTAGTTCCAGAAGTAGTTTTAGTGAATTATCCATTGATAAGTCAgcgggacttgggtcttggagtaggactcgtcgaaggttccgaaccaagtaaatccttgtgtttgtGTCTTTTCTCATTTCTGTCTATTtccttttccactgcgtactcttGTTTTTAAAACGAAAAAGACAAACTtttaaaaaccacatgattcaacCTCCTTCTCATGTGCATCTCGATCCCACATGATCAACTTGTGGCATGTAGATGCTACGTGGAGGTTATAAGAGTCGAGTCTCAAGACACTCGGAAGGATCAATGACTGGATGTCAATACAATTCAGGAGGCACCTCccactttagtttatgaagaaaaagaggaggtacaaGTTCACCCAAATCGATtagaggccaccacattcattgcagcCGATCTGAGCCTTAAGAAGAAAGCAGAGCTGGTTGCCTATTTAAAgtaaaatcatgatgtgtttgcATGAGCAACCCATAAGCTCCCGGGTATCTCCCCCACAATAATGCAACATGAGCTACGCGTCCAACCGAACGCTCGACCGgtgaaacaaaagaaaagggatTTCATCTCGGAGCAAAAGCAAATTATCTAAGCAGAGGTTGAGAAGCTGCTCGAGGTAGGACACATCTGAGAAGTGTCAGTTCTCGAGTTGGCTTGTCAATGTAGTCTTAGTATCCAAACTGGAAAATAAGTGGTAGAtctgcattgatttcagagatctaAACAAGACGtacccaaaagattattatcattTGTCATGCATCGACcaagtggtggattctacggcTAGATGTGAGTTGATATGTATGTTGGACATATATCAAGAATACCATCAAGTCCCAGTCACTAAAGAGGActaagaaaaagtcagcttcatcacggcAAATGGAACCTACTGTTACATTGTCATGTCGTTTGGCTTAAAGAATGGTGGGGCAGCATATCAAAGACTTATGAACATGGTATTCCGGTGGCAGATCAACAGAAATATAGAGATAtatattaatgatatattaataaaatccctttGAGTTGTCGAGTTGTGTGTAAATATCAAGGAAATGTGCCAGACCAAAAAAATGGAGTTAAGCTTAACCCCAACATGCTTGTTTGGGGCTAAGAGTGGATGCttcctctgttggttgctactcggaaaacctagaggttccactgtacaaaaattttgtacaaaggtctgaaccttttcctagctaccatgtgttcttttaaattaaattttggatcgtctgcggaacttaacacgtttgatccaaaacttaatctatttgttcttttaggtttagacttggatctcctgcggaacttaacacgttcgatccaaatcacctaagttattaattccattaaatattaatttccataattggttcccagtactgacgtggcgaggcacatgaccttcttggatatgggagcaaccaccaccgactagacaaaaccttttaagaaaagctaatatttaatttcctaaaataactttaggttaaccaaaaggaacaatcaaatcacaaggaaaagaaaaataacaaagaacacaacatcgaaaataaattcgaaatactagaatcgtaagcctcttgtatttggtattatttccaaaaaaaactagtatgatgcggaaaggaaaaattactagttataccttttagaaaaacctcttgattttctactgtattcctcttctaacctcggacgttgtgtgggcaacgatcttccaagatgagaaaccacctaagcaccttcttctcctcctagctaggttcggccaaaacaaaagcttcaccaaggatgaagaaaaaacaccaaccaagctccaagggatgcaagctttctctccttcttcttcttcttctccaagtagtatccggccatcacaagagctccaaacaaagaagagtttcggccaccacaaagaggaagagagggagagaagatggtcggccacaacactaAGGAAAAGAGTGAGAGAATAATAGAaattgtaacccatgaaggcaccccaaccccttcttttatattccttggctttggcaaataaggaaatttatttataataaaatttccttaactttccttgacaacaattaattaagaaaaattaaataaaatttcctaattaattgtatgtggccggccagcTCAtatagagcaaataagataattttaaatcaacaattaaaacttccttatttatctttgaaaattttaaaaaataaaatttccctttaaaatcccttcatagttgataaaagaaatttctataattttaatttttcaacatgtgaataattttcaaaga from Zingiber officinale cultivar Zhangliang chromosome 4A, Zo_v1.1, whole genome shotgun sequence includes the following:
- the LOC121973674 gene encoding probable polygalacturonase, with amino-acid sequence MLVVPAGRWLTGPFNLTSTFTLFLERDAVILATQNLDEWTTIAPLPSYGRGRDLPGPRYTNFIMGYNLTDVVITGNNGSINGQGQVWWDKFRGEELKYTRGYLVEFMFCSYVVVSNVVLIDSPSWNLHPVYCDHVAVAGITILAPIRSPNTDGIDPDSSEYVWIVNSNVVSGDDCIAIKSGWDQYGIAFNKPSQHIYISNFSCVSPTSATIALGSEMSGGISDVHATNIVAVDTESALRLKTGIGRGGFMRDVIVEGMRLTNMKYLLWMTANYGQHPDDKFDPNAIPVVKTISFSNVVATNVSIAGKLEGLPQSPFTNLLVSDVTAEIFVNKKPVWNCTFVEGRSYNVTPTPCAELQH